The genomic segment GCTATAACAAAAGTACGTCGATTCCCGAGCATAGGTCTGAAGATATGGTTGAATGGTTGAAAAAAACTGCTTTTGGCAAGTTTGATAGAAGGTTGTTTACTAGTCTGACACAATTGCTGGCCGATTGAAGGGGGGCGATCGCGACAAACATTCACCTCTACAAGCGTTGCAGGAGCACCATTTTGCCAGCAAATTGGCCAGAAAAGCTAGAAAAATCAACGGCTTGCTCCCGATTGCCAAATTTTTCTGTGCGATCGCTGCTGCCACAAACAGCACAATCCACCCATACCAGCCATTTCTAGATTTCCTCTATAAAACAAATTGTGTTACATTTTTTATAGATAGCAATTTTCTAGGAATGCTGGCTTTATGTCCAACGTATACGACTGGTTTCAGGAGCGCCTGGAAGTACAATCAATCGCCGATGACATTACCAGCAAATATGTGCCTCCCCACGTAAACATCTTTTACTGCTTGGGAGGCATTACGCTGGTTTGCTTCCTTATCCAGTTTGCCACTGGATTTGCCATGACTTTCTACTACAAGCCAACCGTTACCGAAGCCTTCTCTTCTGTTGAATACTTGATGACAGACGTGAACTTCGGTTGGCTGATCCGCTCCATCCATCGCTGGTCCGCCAGCATGATGGTGTTAATGATGATTTTACACACTTTCCGAGTTTATCTCACCGGTGGCTTCAAAAAACCACGGGAGTTGACTTGGGTAACCGGTGTGGTTCTAGCGGTGTTGACGGTTTCCTTCGGCGTGACCGGTTATTCCCTGCCTTGGGACCAAATCGGTTACTGGGCCGTTAAAATCGTCACCGGCGTTCCCGAAGCCATCCCAGTGGTTGGCGGCACCATTGTCGAACTGATGCGCGGTGGTGAAAGCGTCGGTCAAGCCACTCTGACGCGCTTCTACAGCTTGCATACTTTCGTGTTGCCTTGGCTGATTGCGGTTTTCATGCTGTTGCACTTCTTGATGATCCGCAAACAAGGCATCTCCGGTCCCCTCTAAAGCACGACCAAGCGCCCTATTTTTGTTTAAAATGAGAGTCGTCAGGAGAACACCAGCGAACCCATGAGCGTACTGAAAAAACCCAATCTCAACGACCCCGAACTGCGAGCGAAGCTAGCTCAAGGCATGGGTCACAACTACTACGGGGAACCTGCCTGGCCAAACGACCTGCTCTATGTCTTTCCAGTCGTTATTCTAGGAACGATTTCCTGCGTCGTTGGTTTGGCTGTTCTAGACCCGGCAATGATTGGCGAACCTGCCGATCCATTTGCCACTCCTCTAGAAATCCTGCCAGAGTGGTATTTTTATCCTGTTTTCCAAATTCTGCGTGCCGTTCCCAACAAACTGCTGGGCGTTTTGGCCATGGTGGCAGTTCCTGTTGGTTTGATTCTGGTTCCTTTCATTGAAAATGTCAACAAGTTCCAGAATCCCTTCCGCCGTCCGGTAGCAACCACTGTCTTCTTGATTGGTACGGTGGTTACCCTATGGTTGGGAATTGGTGCTACGTTCCCCTTGGATGAATCTTTTACCTTTGGCTTGTTCTAAGACCAAGATAAAGACCAAGATAACAACCAGTTAACCAGCAAATGGTTTCATCCCCCATTCAAACGGTTGGAAGTACGCTTAGGTAGGTTCAACCGATTGAGTGGGGGATAACTTTAGAAACGATTTTTTAATTGCTGCAAAACCAAAACTGCCAAAATAGAAAGCCTGGGAAAATTTGCTATTCCCAGGCTTTGCATTCAATCAAGTATGAAGATATGGAATATGTTGGTGTTTCTTCCTCGTTCGCTGGTAGGCTGGATGCATGCATATATTGCGTCACCTCCCCCTGGGACGATGCAACCCTAATGGCCAACGCAATTGACTAGTACAGCGTTTGGCGCTACGATTGGAACTGCTTTTTGTACGCAAATGCTCCCAAAGCTACAATGCCTACAGCCATACCGGTGGCTGGTTCGGGAATTTTTTCAGCAGCACTGTTGTCTTGGTGGGAAACATCGCGAACGAATACAGAAGCGTGGGATAAGGCTCTGGCAATGCCTTTTTTGTTGGCACTGGTACCTTTTGTACTCCACTCAATTTCATCGCCATGGTTGAAGGTCCCAGCTTCGATGTAGTAGACGCTGAAGTCCTTAGCGGCTTTCAAGCTGATGGCAAGGTCGTTGGTAGCCAAATCAATGTTGTCGAAGTCGAACTTACCTGATTTTTGCTCGCCACCATACTCGTTCTTGAAACTATAGTCCCAACCACCGCCAACTTCAAAGATGTCGTCTTGGTTGAGCAGTTGGGTGACAATATTATCTTTGCCACCATCCGTTACGTCGTTTTCACCACCTTCCAGTTTGTAGGAACCAGAACATTTTGAAGAACCAGCTATGTCGCTGGTGCTACAGGCTGGCGAATTGGTTAAAGAAAAGGCTTGCACTGGTGTCATTGCAGAAGTAGCAATTGCGAAGCCGGCACCCGCTACAACCGCAGTTGCCAAAGATTTCATTGCTGACATTTTTTTATCACTCCCAAAAAAAGAAAGTAGGTTTGCTGTTCGAATGCAACTTGATGTTTTCAGGAACGTCCTTTTTGTTTTCCCACTCTATAGTTTAGCTTTTTAAGCATGGAAATTATTGCGATCGCGATCGCTTTTATCGAATCTTTAATAGAAATTGGTATGGATTATTTTTTATCGCAGTTCTCGCTCGTGCAGCACATATTTTATTTCATTTGGTTTAATTTTCCTTCTGTATAAATACGTAAAAAATGCCTTTTT from the Geitlerinema sp. PCC 9228 genome contains:
- a CDS encoding cytochrome b6; translation: MSNVYDWFQERLEVQSIADDITSKYVPPHVNIFYCLGGITLVCFLIQFATGFAMTFYYKPTVTEAFSSVEYLMTDVNFGWLIRSIHRWSASMMVLMMILHTFRVYLTGGFKKPRELTWVTGVVLAVLTVSFGVTGYSLPWDQIGYWAVKIVTGVPEAIPVVGGTIVELMRGGESVGQATLTRFYSLHTFVLPWLIAVFMLLHFLMIRKQGISGPL
- the petD gene encoding cytochrome b6-f complex subunit IV, which gives rise to MSVLKKPNLNDPELRAKLAQGMGHNYYGEPAWPNDLLYVFPVVILGTISCVVGLAVLDPAMIGEPADPFATPLEILPEWYFYPVFQILRAVPNKLLGVLAMVAVPVGLILVPFIENVNKFQNPFRRPVATTVFLIGTVVTLWLGIGATFPLDESFTFGLF